In Thermoanaerobacter uzonensis DSM 18761, the following proteins share a genomic window:
- a CDS encoding DUF4914 family protein, whose protein sequence is MDFSLIINKETMEIINKMRLPEEVEDILKVCPKITIPESRQHLLEISVGGNNDFFEIFYDVPEKGKVLEATVARCKNGLAVNYPEPYMRRREPDCLVVADNGETDKPRFVDRYGYDFDELRQKTFEWLKKQNLIVMPFMSGGEEYGYPSLLIAPDNAGFFATALADIQGFIPKGEIPEGFLPRAIVYLAPPFRHTHFNGKQVVVHNRLENLHELFSYNLYLGPSAKKGIYGVLLTIGEKEEWITAHASAVRIITPYDNILTIMHEGASGGGKSEMLEQIHREPDGRIKVGRNLVTGDEIYVDLKEACELQPVTDDMALCHPALQQGKKLVIKDAEKGWFIRVDHINEYGIDPHLEKLCIYPKEPLIFLNIEGVPKSTCLIWEHIMDAPGKPCPNPRVVMPRRFMPNVVDEAVEVDVRSFGVRTPPSSKEKPSYGIIGILHLLPPALAWLWRLVAPRGHANPSIVGTSGLESEGVGSYWPFATGKRVIHANLLLQQIINTPGTRYILVPNQYIGVWKVGFMPEWIAREYLARRGSVRFRPDQVTPARSSLLGYALNTLKINGSFIPRELLQVNKQPEVGDDGYDKGAEMLNEFFKRELKQFLVPELDPLGKKIIETCLEDGTLEDYIKLLGDYR, encoded by the coding sequence TTGGACTTTTCACTCATTATTAATAAGGAAACAATGGAAATTATAAATAAAATGAGACTACCAGAAGAAGTAGAAGATATATTAAAAGTGTGTCCTAAAATAACAATTCCAGAAAGTAGACAACATCTTCTTGAAATTTCTGTTGGAGGAAATAATGACTTTTTTGAAATTTTTTATGATGTTCCAGAAAAAGGAAAAGTATTAGAAGCTACTGTGGCAAGGTGTAAAAATGGGTTAGCAGTTAATTATCCTGAGCCTTATATGAGAAGGAGAGAGCCAGATTGTCTTGTAGTTGCTGATAATGGGGAGACAGATAAACCTAGGTTTGTGGATAGGTATGGATATGATTTTGACGAATTAAGGCAGAAAACTTTTGAATGGCTGAAAAAGCAAAATTTAATTGTTATGCCTTTTATGTCGGGTGGAGAAGAGTATGGATACCCTTCTCTTTTAATAGCGCCTGATAATGCAGGTTTTTTTGCCACTGCTCTTGCAGACATACAGGGTTTTATCCCAAAAGGTGAAATACCAGAAGGTTTTTTGCCAAGAGCCATTGTTTATTTGGCTCCACCTTTTAGGCATACTCATTTTAACGGAAAACAGGTAGTTGTCCATAACCGCTTAGAAAATTTACATGAGCTTTTTTCGTATAATTTATATCTTGGTCCCAGTGCTAAGAAAGGAATATATGGTGTGCTTCTGACAATCGGTGAAAAAGAAGAATGGATTACTGCTCATGCTTCTGCAGTGAGAATAATTACTCCTTATGACAATATATTGACTATTATGCACGAAGGTGCCAGTGGTGGCGGAAAGAGCGAAATGCTGGAGCAAATTCACAGGGAGCCTGATGGGCGCATAAAAGTAGGGCGCAATTTAGTGACAGGTGACGAAATATACGTAGACCTAAAAGAAGCTTGTGAGCTACAACCTGTAACTGATGATATGGCTTTGTGCCATCCCGCTTTGCAGCAAGGGAAAAAGTTAGTTATAAAAGATGCAGAAAAAGGCTGGTTTATAAGAGTAGACCACATAAATGAATATGGAATAGATCCTCATCTTGAAAAGTTGTGTATATATCCGAAAGAACCTTTAATCTTTTTAAACATAGAAGGAGTACCTAAGTCCACGTGTCTTATATGGGAACATATTATGGATGCACCTGGTAAACCTTGTCCCAATCCTCGTGTAGTAATGCCGAGAAGATTTATGCCAAATGTAGTTGATGAAGCTGTAGAAGTAGACGTGAGAAGTTTTGGCGTAAGGACTCCACCTTCTTCAAAAGAAAAGCCTTCCTACGGTATAATAGGAATTCTACATTTGTTGCCTCCTGCTCTTGCTTGGCTGTGGAGATTAGTTGCACCGAGAGGTCACGCTAATCCAAGTATAGTAGGAACAAGTGGACTCGAAAGCGAAGGTGTAGGTTCTTATTGGCCTTTTGCAACGGGTAAAAGAGTAATTCACGCTAATCTTTTATTGCAGCAGATTATAAATACACCGGGTACTCGATACATTCTCGTTCCAAACCAATATATAGGGGTGTGGAAAGTAGGGTTTATGCCCGAATGGATAGCTCGTGAATATCTTGCGAGAAGAGGAAGTGTAAGATTTAGACCAGATCAAGTTACACCAGCGAGAAGCAGTCTCCTCGGTTATGCTTTAAATACATTAAAAATAAACGGAAGTTTTATTCCTCGCGAATTGCTGCAAGTTAACAAGCAGCCCGAAGTAGGAGATGATGGATATGACAAAGGAGCTGAGATGTTAAATGAATTCTTCAAAAGAGAATTAAAGCAATTCTTAGTTCCTGAACTTGACCCTCTTGGTAAAAAGATTATTGAAACATGTTTGGAGGATGGAACTTTAGAGGATTATATAAAACTTTTGGGAGATTATAGATAA